AAGATGCTTATGGCAAACAAGACTGCTAATTAATCGTTTCTAAAAATAAAACGCACTTTGTAGAAAGTGCGTTTTTTATGAACCTAATATCTCTAAAAAATCGACTGTTAGTCATTTAATAAAATGCGATAAATTTTTACCGCACTTTCGATTTTTATAAACTAATTTCTAGCTGTTCATAAGCTTGTTTTACTTTTTCCAACGCTTTTTCAACGGATACATCACGCGCAAGTAAAACGCCTAAGCGTCGATGGCCATTCACTTCTCCTTTACCAAATAATCGAATATTAGTATGAGGTTGTGCCAGTACTTTTTCGATTCCACCAAATTGCACATTTTGTGATTTACCTTCAACAACAATAGCTTTAGACGCCGATGGGCTAATCAACGTAATTTCTGGGATTGGTAAACCTAAGATTGCACGAGCATGTAAAGCGAATTCAGAAAGCTCTTGAGAAATCAGCGTTACCATTCCCGTATCATGAGGACGAGGCGATACTTCATTGAAAATCACCTCGTCACCACACACAAACATCTCCACACCGAAAATACCGAATCCACCCAATGCACCGGTAACCTTCTCAGCAATCGATTGCGCTTTTGATAATGCAATATCCGACATAGCTTGAGGCTGCCAAGATTCCCGATAATCACCATCTTCTTGACGATGACCTATTGGCGCAAGGAAACTTGTACCATTGATATGGCGTACTGTCAGTAACGTGATTTCATAATCAAATTTGACAAAGCCTTCAACAATTACTCGACCTGCACCTGCACGCCCACCTTCTTGCGCGTAATCCCAAGCTTTTTGAATGTCATCTTTAGACTTTAGAATGCTTTGCCCATGTCCAGAAGAAGACATAATCGGTTTCACCACGCAAGGAATACCAATTTTTTCAACCGAACTTTGAAAGTCCGAAAAATTATCCACAAATTGGTAAGGCGAAGTTGGTAGCCCTAACTCTTCTGAAGCTAGACGACGAATCCCTTCACGATTCATCGTAAGTTGAGTGGCTTTTGCAGTCGGCACAACATTAAAGCCGGCTTGTTCTAATTCAACCAAAGTGGCAGTTGAAATGGCTTCAACTTCGGGAACTATATAGTCAGGCTTTTCTTTTTCAACAAGCGCTTTCAATGCATTACCATCTAACATAGAAATGGCGTATGCACGATGTGCTACTTGTTGTGCTGGGGCATTTTCATAGCGATCAACTGCAATAACTTCAACGCCTAAACGTTGCAATTCAATCACTACTTCTTTACCCAATTCACCAGAACCCAACATCATTACTTTGGTTGCATTAGGGGTTAATGCTGTGCCAAGTGTTGTCATGATTTCTCCTATTTTAATAACGAATCATCGAGTGCCAAATCTTCATTTTTATTCACGCCCACACCGCGTGCGATAACATTTTTTGCAATTTCGTGTGCTTCTTCCAAAGAATGTTCCGTATAAGTACCACATTGATAAATATTTAATTCAGGGATAGTTGTTTGATCTTGCACACCTAAAATATCTTGCATTGAAGCTAACCAAGCTTGTGCTACTTGCTGTTCATTTGGC
This portion of the Haemophilus haemolyticus genome encodes:
- the purT gene encoding formate-dependent phosphoribosylglycinamide formyltransferase, which encodes MTTLGTALTPNATKVMMLGSGELGKEVVIELQRLGVEVIAVDRYENAPAQQVAHRAYAISMLDGNALKALVEKEKPDYIVPEVEAISTATLVELEQAGFNVVPTAKATQLTMNREGIRRLASEELGLPTSPYQFVDNFSDFQSSVEKIGIPCVVKPIMSSSGHGQSILKSKDDIQKAWDYAQEGGRAGAGRVIVEGFVKFDYEITLLTVRHINGTSFLAPIGHRQEDGDYRESWQPQAMSDIALSKAQSIAEKVTGALGGFGIFGVEMFVCGDEVIFNEVSPRPHDTGMVTLISQELSEFALHARAILGLPIPEITLISPSASKAIVVEGKSQNVQFGGIEKVLAQPHTNIRLFGKGEVNGHRRLGVLLARDVSVEKALEKVKQAYEQLEISL